From a region of the Dictyoglomus sp. genome:
- a CDS encoding substrate-binding domain-containing protein has translation MAIGAILAIREMGLSIPEDISLVSFSYSG, from the coding sequence ATGGCCATAGGAGCCATTCTTGCAATTAGAGAAATGGGCCTTTCTATTCCTGAAGATATATCCCTTGTTTCCTTTTCTTACAGTGGTTAA
- a CDS encoding site-specific DNA-methyltransferase produces the protein MFSNHRTHHLLIFGDAENMYELKDESIHLVVTSPPYYNAPFDYPDLFSSYDEYLHKMKKVVKEIKRVLINGRIVCLVCDDILINSEKYPVVSDLTQIFLEEGFIYRDKIIWLKPEGYVRISRRSGVLLQHPYPMYFYPDNLQESILIFQKGKKFNYSSIPEIIKEASKIDVKEYLENKWYLNVWNITNVLPTNNRLEEGIAAFPEELPYRLIKLFSYVGETVLDPFMGSGTTNKISLMLGRNSVGYDIDKELVNIVKEKLGINKNCLFEKNYEIEIIIREDAKQLRSWLSNKVNKLLKNNGKGKTKKIIR, from the coding sequence ATGTTTAGTAATCATAGAACTCATCATCTATTAATATTTGGTGATGCAGAGAATATGTATGAATTAAAGGATGAAAGTATTCACTTAGTCGTAACTAGTCCTCCTTATTATAATGCTCCTTTTGATTATCCTGATCTTTTTTCAAGTTATGATGAATATTTACATAAAATGAAAAAGGTCGTAAAAGAAATAAAGAGAGTATTAATTAATGGAAGGATTGTATGTTTAGTTTGTGATGATATTTTAATAAATAGTGAAAAATATCCTGTAGTTTCGGACTTAACACAAATTTTTTTGGAAGAAGGATTTATCTATAGAGATAAAATTATATGGCTCAAACCAGAGGGTTATGTCAGAATAAGTAGAAGAAGTGGAGTTCTCTTACAACATCCATATCCCATGTATTTTTATCCAGATAATCTTCAGGAAAGTATTTTAATATTTCAAAAGGGAAAAAAGTTTAATTATAGTTCTATTCCAGAAATTATTAAAGAAGCATCTAAAATTGATGTGAAAGAATATCTTGAAAATAAGTGGTATTTAAATGTGTGGAATATCACAAATGTTTTACCTACAAATAATCGGCTTGAAGAAGGTATAGCTGCATTTCCAGAAGAACTCCCTTATAGATTAATTAAACTTTTTTCATATGTTGGAGAAACTGTGTTAGATCCCTTTATGGGATCGGGAACAACCAACAAGATATCATTAATGTTAGGTAGAAATAGTGTGGGATATGATATTGATAAAGAACTTGTAAATATTGTAAAAGAAAAGCTTGGAATTAATAAAAATTGTTTATTCGAAAAGAATTATGAGATTGAAATAATAATTAGAGAAGATGCCAAGCAATTAAGAAGTTGGCTTTCTAATAAGGTTAATAAATTATTAAAAAATAATGGCAAAGGAAAAACAAAAAAAATTATCAGATGA
- a CDS encoding L-fucose isomerase, whose protein sequence is MTPCWCYGSETMDMTLDIPKAVWGFNGTERPGAVYLAAVSAAHNQKGLPVFKIYGKDVQDKDDFSIPPDVQEKILRFVRSGLAVSIMKNKSYLAIGSVSMGIAGSIVDPDFFEDYLGMRVEYVDMTEIIRRIEEKIYDQEEFRKALTWVKTYCKEGEDPNPPEKRVDEKKKNEVWEFVVKMALITRDLMVGNKKLEEIGYPEESLGHNAIVAGFQGQRQWTDYFPNGDFMEAILNSSFDWNGLRQPYILATENDSLNGVCMLFGHLLTNTAQIFADVRTYWSPSAIQRVSGWKPEGLAQDGVIHLINSGPAALDGTGEQEIDGKPAIKPFWEITEDEVIRCLNATRFCYADLGYFRGGGFSTKFLTRGGMPVTISRLNIVKGLGPVLQIAEGYTVDLPKEVHEILDRRTNPTWPTTWFVPKLTGKGAFRNVYSVMENWGANHCAITYGHVGDLFITLASILRIPISMHNVEEERIFRPSAWSMFGTEDLEGADFRACKTLGPIYKKI, encoded by the coding sequence GTGACTCCTTGTTGGTGCTATGGCTCCGAAACTATGGATATGACCTTGGATATACCAAAGGCAGTATGGGGATTTAATGGAACAGAAAGACCTGGTGCAGTTTATCTTGCTGCCGTTTCTGCAGCTCATAATCAGAAAGGTTTACCCGTTTTTAAAATATATGGGAAGGATGTACAAGATAAGGATGATTTTTCTATTCCCCCTGATGTTCAAGAAAAAATATTGAGGTTTGTAAGAAGTGGATTAGCAGTTTCCATAATGAAAAACAAGTCCTATCTTGCTATTGGTAGTGTCTCCATGGGAATAGCGGGATCTATAGTGGATCCTGACTTTTTTGAGGATTACTTAGGAATGAGAGTAGAATATGTGGATATGACAGAAATAATAAGGCGTATTGAAGAGAAGATCTATGACCAAGAGGAATTTAGAAAGGCCTTAACTTGGGTGAAAACTTATTGTAAAGAAGGAGAAGATCCTAATCCACCTGAAAAAAGAGTAGATGAGAAGAAGAAAAATGAAGTATGGGAATTTGTGGTTAAGATGGCTTTGATAACAAGGGATTTAATGGTGGGAAACAAGAAACTTGAAGAAATAGGCTACCCTGAGGAAAGTTTGGGACATAATGCAATAGTTGCTGGATTCCAGGGACAGCGCCAATGGACCGATTATTTCCCTAATGGAGATTTCATGGAAGCCATATTAAATTCTTCCTTTGATTGGAACGGCCTAAGACAACCTTATATTTTGGCTACAGAAAATGATAGTTTAAATGGTGTATGTATGCTCTTTGGACATCTTCTAACAAATACTGCACAGATTTTTGCAGATGTTAGAACCTATTGGAGTCCTTCTGCAATTCAAAGAGTTTCAGGCTGGAAACCAGAAGGTCTTGCTCAAGATGGAGTAATTCATTTAATAAATTCAGGTCCTGCAGCCCTTGATGGGACAGGAGAACAAGAGATTGATGGAAAACCTGCTATTAAGCCTTTCTGGGAGATTACAGAGGATGAAGTAATAAGATGCCTCAATGCAACAAGATTTTGCTATGCGGATTTAGGCTATTTTAGAGGTGGTGGATTCTCTACAAAGTTTCTAACGAGAGGAGGAATGCCTGTAACAATCTCAAGATTAAATATTGTAAAGGGATTAGGTCCCGTTTTACAAATCGCAGAGGGATACACTGTGGATCTGCCTAAAGAAGTGCATGAAATTCTCGATAGAAGGACTAACCCCACTTGGCCCACCACTTGGTTTGTCCCAAAACTTACAGGAAAAGGTGCCTTTAGGAATGTTTATTCCGTAATGGAGAACTGGGGAGCTAATCATTGTGCCATAACCTATGGACATGTAGGAGATTTATTTATAACCTTAGCATCCATATTAAGAATACCCATTTCCATGCACAATGTAGAAGAGGAAAGAATATTTAGACCTAGCGCCTGGAGTATGTTTGGAACTGAAGATCTGGAAGGAGCAGATTTTAGAGCCTGTAAAACCCTTGGACCTATTTATAAAAAAATATAA
- a CDS encoding nucleoside hydrolase, whose amino-acid sequence MKKIPVILDTDIGTDIDDTWALVMLLNSPELDVKLITTVSGDTYYRAKIVAKFLEIAERTDIPIGIGMGNPKDSLNFQEPWIKDFDLDRYKGKLYDGVDAIVDTIKNSKEPVTIISIGIATNIAKALEISPDIVKKSRFVGMHGSIYKGYGGKEGREPEANVRYDVPSIRKVFSSNFLDKIITPLDTCGIVKLEGERYEKILNSENPLLKALIENYKIWSELVPWTKVDYQIESSTLFDTVAIYLAYSQNFLEIEPIKLKITDEGLTVPDEDGEEIEVAIRWKNYEAFLNHLIERLKP is encoded by the coding sequence ATGAAAAAAATACCTGTTATTCTAGATACTGATATAGGGACGGATATAGATGATACTTGGGCTTTAGTGATGCTCCTTAATTCTCCTGAACTTGATGTAAAACTTATCACCACTGTAAGTGGAGATACCTATTATCGGGCAAAAATTGTAGCAAAATTCTTAGAGATTGCGGAAAGAACAGATATTCCCATCGGAATAGGAATGGGAAATCCGAAAGATTCTTTAAATTTTCAAGAACCTTGGATTAAAGATTTTGATTTAGATAGATATAAAGGAAAATTATATGATGGAGTAGATGCTATAGTAGATACCATAAAAAACTCTAAAGAACCTGTAACTATAATCTCTATAGGGATAGCTACAAATATTGCAAAAGCTTTAGAAATAAGTCCAGATATTGTTAAAAAATCGAGGTTTGTAGGAATGCATGGAAGTATCTATAAAGGATATGGAGGAAAAGAAGGAAGAGAGCCTGAAGCCAATGTTAGATATGATGTGCCATCAATAAGAAAAGTATTTTCCTCAAATTTCTTAGATAAAATAATAACTCCTCTTGATACCTGTGGAATTGTAAAGTTAGAGGGAGAAAGATATGAAAAGATCTTGAACTCGGAAAATCCTCTTTTAAAAGCTCTTATTGAGAATTATAAAATTTGGTCAGAGCTTGTTCCATGGACAAAGGTAGATTATCAAATAGAGTCATCTACTCTATTTGATACTGTAGCTATTTATTTAGCATATTCTCAAAATTTTCTTGAGATAGAACCTATTAAATTAAAAATTACAGATGAAGGATTAACTGTACCTGACGAAGATGGAGAAGAGATAGAAGTTGCTATAAGATGGAAGAATTATGAAGCTTTTTTAAATCATTTGATAGAAAGATTAAAACCATAA